In the genome of Cryptomeria japonica chromosome 8, Sugi_1.0, whole genome shotgun sequence, one region contains:
- the LOC131028869 gene encoding uncharacterized protein LOC131028869 isoform X4, whose translation MESSKMSPGPPAHSVEVEEEDENVKQLRDCAQLYLNLQECLVRTNRDWRACQADRC comes from the exons ATGGAGTCATCTAAAATGTCACCCGGTCCTCCGGCCCACAGTGTAGAGGTTGAAGAAGAAGACGAAAACGTGAAACAACTCAGGGACTGTGCTCAACTATATTTAAACTTGCAG GAGTGTCTGGTTAGAACTAACAGAGATTGGAGAGCTTGTCAAGCAG
- the LOC131028869 gene encoding uncharacterized protein LOC131028869 isoform X2: MESSKMSPGPPAHSVEVEEEDENVKQLRDCAQLYLNLQECLVRTNRDWRACQAALISR; this comes from the exons ATGGAGTCATCTAAAATGTCACCCGGTCCTCCGGCCCACAGTGTAGAGGTTGAAGAAGAAGACGAAAACGTGAAACAACTCAGGGACTGTGCTCAACTATATTTAAACTTGCAG GAGTGTCTGGTTAGAACTAACAGAGATTGGAGAGCTTGTCAAGCAG
- the LOC131028869 gene encoding uncharacterized protein LOC131028869 isoform X3, giving the protein MESSKMSPGPPAHSVEVEEEDENVKQLRDCAQLYLNLQECLVRTNRDWRACQAGNQS; this is encoded by the exons ATGGAGTCATCTAAAATGTCACCCGGTCCTCCGGCCCACAGTGTAGAGGTTGAAGAAGAAGACGAAAACGTGAAACAACTCAGGGACTGTGCTCAACTATATTTAAACTTGCAG GAGTGTCTGGTTAGAACTAACAGAGATTGGAGAGCTTGTCAAGCAG